In uncultured Litoreibacter sp., a single genomic region encodes these proteins:
- a CDS encoding SPFH domain-containing protein, which translates to MGILDFLTGEFIDVIHWTDDTRDTMVWRFDREGHEIKYGAKLTVREGQAAVFVHEGQLADVFTPGMYMLETNNMPIMTTLQHWDHGFQSPFKSEIYFVNTTRFNDLKWGTKNPIMLRDPEFGPLRIRAFGTYSTRVSDAAKFLTEIVGTDGEFTMDEISYQIRNIIVQEFSKTIGGAGIPALDMAANTGDLGKLITAAINPIVAEYGLTIPEFYIENISLPPAVEAALDKRSSMGIAGDLGKFTQYSAAEAMTMAAQNPNGGGGMGAGLGAGMGMAMAQQMANNMQSGPWGAAPAAAAPQTPPPPPVEHVWHIAEKGETKGPFSKAALGRMASEGGLTRSTHVWTAGQDGWKEAGEVTELAQLFTIMPPPPPGA; encoded by the coding sequence ATGGGTATTCTTGATTTTCTGACCGGCGAGTTCATCGACGTCATCCACTGGACCGACGACACACGCGACACGATGGTCTGGCGTTTCGACCGTGAAGGGCACGAGATCAAATACGGCGCCAAGCTGACCGTGCGCGAAGGTCAGGCGGCGGTGTTTGTCCATGAGGGCCAACTGGCCGACGTCTTCACCCCAGGCATGTACATGTTGGAAACCAACAACATGCCGATCATGACGACGCTGCAGCACTGGGATCACGGCTTCCAGAGCCCGTTCAAATCCGAGATCTATTTCGTCAACACCACGCGCTTCAACGACCTGAAATGGGGCACCAAGAACCCGATCATGCTGCGCGATCCTGAATTCGGCCCGCTGCGCATCCGCGCGTTCGGCACCTATTCCACCCGCGTCTCAGACGCCGCCAAGTTTCTGACCGAGATCGTCGGCACCGATGGCGAATTCACAATGGACGAGATCAGCTACCAGATCCGCAACATCATCGTGCAGGAGTTCTCCAAAACCATCGGCGGTGCGGGTATCCCGGCGCTGGATATGGCGGCGAATACCGGCGATCTGGGCAAGCTGATCACTGCAGCCATCAACCCGATCGTGGCCGAATACGGGCTGACAATTCCTGAATTCTACATTGAAAACATCTCCTTGCCGCCTGCGGTCGAAGCCGCGTTGGACAAGCGGTCCTCCATGGGCATTGCGGGCGATCTGGGCAAATTTACCCAGTATTCCGCCGCCGAAGCCATGACCATGGCCGCGCAAAACCCCAACGGGGGTGGCGGCATGGGCGCAGGTTTAGGTGCCGGGATGGGCATGGCCATGGCGCAGCAAATGGCCAACAACATGCAATCCGGCCCATGGGGCGCGGCACCCGCGGCGGCTGCTCCGCAGACGCCTCCGCCCCCGCCGGTCGAACATGTTTGGCACATCGCCGAGAAGGGCGAGACAAAGGGGCCGTTTTCCAAGGCTGCACTTGGGCGCATGGCCAGCGAAGGCGGGCTGACGCGGTCCACCCATGTCTGGACCGCAGGCCAGGACGGCTGGAAAGAAGCGGGCGAGGTGACCGAGCTGGCGCAGCTCTTCACCATCATGCCGCCGCCCCCACCGGGCGCTTAA
- a CDS encoding DUF2927 domain-containing protein — protein MQRKWGSKFGLLLAGAFALSACEEAVTSPRPEPRLPEPQVVEAPVQPSERSIELAAYYETVQRQLVSQGLLRKDGGGPDTPFSKRMLVQNFVQIGVFNEFTFSGGTYEDRRSEGRVQRWEKPVRLAMDFGPAVSDDIRTTSRRTVAGYASRLARVTGLDISLGKTRGNFTVAVLTVDELEAYGPTLMRLVPGLSQSLATQITEMPRPTYCAVYAFSDADNPDSFHSAVAIIRAEHPPLLRDSCFHEEIAQGLGLSNDSPAARPSIFNDDDEFALLTRHDELLLEILYDERLPLGANPKEARPVVEVIASELLGGDS, from the coding sequence ATGCAGCGCAAGTGGGGTTCAAAATTCGGGCTTCTGCTGGCGGGCGCCTTCGCGCTGTCCGCCTGCGAGGAGGCTGTCACCAGCCCCCGCCCTGAACCCCGCCTGCCCGAACCGCAAGTTGTGGAGGCACCGGTTCAACCGTCAGAACGCAGCATAGAACTGGCGGCCTATTACGAGACCGTCCAACGCCAATTGGTCAGCCAGGGTCTGCTGCGCAAAGATGGTGGTGGGCCGGACACGCCGTTTTCCAAGCGCATGTTGGTGCAAAACTTCGTACAAATCGGCGTGTTCAACGAGTTTACCTTCTCTGGCGGCACCTACGAAGATCGCCGCTCCGAAGGCCGGGTCCAACGCTGGGAAAAGCCGGTGCGCTTGGCCATGGATTTTGGCCCAGCCGTCTCTGACGATATCCGCACGACGTCGCGGCGCACGGTAGCGGGCTACGCATCCCGCCTGGCGCGCGTCACGGGACTGGATATCTCTCTTGGCAAGACGCGTGGGAACTTCACAGTCGCGGTCCTGACCGTAGACGAATTGGAGGCCTACGGCCCCACCCTGATGCGCCTCGTCCCCGGCCTCAGCCAAAGTCTGGCCACGCAAATCACGGAAATGCCTCGCCCCACATATTGTGCGGTCTATGCCTTCTCTGATGCGGACAATCCGGACAGCTTCCATTCCGCCGTCGCCATCATCCGCGCTGAACACCCTCCTCTGCTGCGTGACAGCTGCTTTCACGAAGAAATCGCGCAAGGCCTTGGCCTGAGCAATGACAGCCCCGCCGCGCGCCCGTCGATCTTCAACGATGACGACGAATTTGCGCTCCTGACCCGCCATGACGAGCTGCTGCTGGAAATCCTCTACGACGAGCGCCTGCCCCTTGGGGCGAACCCCAAAGAAGCGCGCCCCGTCGTCGAAGTCATTGCATCCGAGCTGCTTGGCGGCGACAGTTAA
- a CDS encoding cytochrome b/b6 domain-containing protein: MKTWINTKARFPARRTTLKWLHWGIIPFFLWFIFADPDALRRMGPVIFQFHSVMGLIFVTLALIWTVLYLRKGLASRPGPKLPPWARLTHKVMHHTIIWGLFLVAFGGFLLGLTSSVILWAGGILPIAPAMGLPHANDIVGKLHKYQFYGLAILVIFHALFHLWRHTALRDNALRIMTPKVLHRFL; the protein is encoded by the coding sequence ATGAAGACTTGGATAAACACCAAAGCGCGGTTTCCGGCACGACGTACCACATTGAAGTGGCTGCATTGGGGGATCATCCCCTTTTTCCTCTGGTTTATCTTCGCCGACCCCGACGCGCTCAGGCGGATGGGGCCGGTTATCTTCCAGTTTCATTCCGTCATGGGGCTGATCTTCGTGACGCTCGCCCTGATCTGGACCGTGCTCTACCTGCGCAAGGGTCTGGCCAGCCGCCCCGGCCCCAAGCTGCCGCCATGGGCGCGCCTCACCCATAAGGTCATGCACCACACCATCATCTGGGGGCTGTTTCTGGTAGCCTTTGGCGGGTTCCTGCTGGGTCTGACCTCCAGCGTGATCCTGTGGGCGGGCGGCATATTGCCCATCGCCCCGGCCATGGGGCTGCCCCACGCCAATGACATTGTGGGAAAACTGCATAAGTATCAGTTTTACGGGCTGGCCATTCTGGTCATCTTCCATGCACTATTCCACCTGTGGCGTCACACGGCGCTGCGTGATAATGCACTGCGCATTATGACCCCGAAGGTTTTGCACAGGTTCCTGTAA